Part of the Portunus trituberculatus isolate SZX2019 chromosome 24, ASM1759143v1, whole genome shotgun sequence genome is shown below.
TCAGAAGCATTTGATATCTTTTTATGTAACAATGTACAATGTATGTGACGACAGGTTTGAGCTTGGAGGATGTTGGACTCGTCCTGGCCAATGTGTCAGACCAAAAATCTCTGAATGAAATGGCTGCCAAGTCCAATGTTGTCATCAACTGTGTGGGCCCCGTGAGTGTTCCCTCTGTGCAAAACATGCTTGTTGTTTATCTCAGCTCTTTTATGAACGATTATTCCTTGAAAAACTTATATCTAATTAAGTAACTTTTGCTCTATGAACAGTACCAGCTGTACGGCGAGCCAGTAGTGCAAGCCTGTGTGGAGAATGGTGCCAATCATGTTGACATATCAGGTGAAACTTTGGTATGTGTacttttatctatcattttaattatttattcagtCAGCAATCTTCTGATAATTACTATTGACACTTTATTATCTTACCAGTAAATACTATGTAGGCCAGCTATGAGACTAAACTAGGAACATAGACAGGACAATTAGATGAATGAAAAGTTAATATTTGTGTAAGTGTATTGTTGAAATTTTTAAATAACTTTTATGATTAAAAACTTTTCCTGCTTATATctttgatctattttttttcttttttttttcttttttgcaacaCCAATATCAATATTATCTTTGTGATCATCACCATTCAGGATCCTTACTTTTAATTATTTGTAATGATGCAGTTCATGGAAAGTATGCAGCTGAAGTATAACAAGGCAGCAAAGGAGGCTGGAGTACACATTGTGAATGCCTGTGGGTATGACTCCATCCCAGCTGACCTTGGAATCAGGCACATGATTCGCAATTTCAAGGGTAATGTTAAGCCTTTCCACTTCTATTAAAGGTTCTAGAGGTGAACTGTCATTTTACTCTGTAAATTAAAATTTTACCATGAAAATTGTTTCATAATTAATTACATATGACTTTATTACAGGTCAGCTGAATGCAGTTGAAATGTTTGTTCATACATCTGGAGGGGTGAGTTAAGAGTACTCATTTGCAAATACAAATGTTCAAGTTACTTTATACTCTACAATAAGGTAAATGATGTACAGTAGGTATCTATTGTCATAACTAAACAATCAAAGCTTGAAGCAGAAGTTATCTATAGCTAGATTATTGTTTGAAATAGTGCATTATACaatttgctgttttatttttgtggcaTGGTCATATTGTAATAATTGTGACTTTTCAATTTTGTAACAGGGCTCAAAAAGTGCAATACACACGGGCACAATGGAGTCTGCTGCTCTGGTCATTGCCAACCGGTCAAAGGTTGGGGCAATAAGGAGAGAGCTGTTCCCCACACCACTGCCAAAGCCAAAGTATAAGGTTGCAAAGAAGTAAGTTTTTTGTAGTTCATTTAATTTTAAGTTACATTTTATCATTAGTACACAAGTATAGGAGGCATTTTTAGAGGTATCATTTGTTTATGAAAATTAATGATTAAAACCTTTCTTGCAAtataatacagtggtacctcgagatACGATTTTAATTCGTTCCGTGACGGACCTCACATCTCAATTTACTTGTAACTCAATAAATTTTCCACATTGAAATTAGTTTAAATGCCTTCCAAAAAATACCCCAAATTCTTTTTACGAGGTTTTAGGTAAAAGAGGTATTTATAATTAACAAATATTGCATAAAAGTATAATAGAACATAACAAAAGCAgatataaagtatatttatctcaGAGATCAAGGGTGTATTCCATGGGATGTTACCCTGCCACATCTTGCCCCCATCCTTCACTTGAGACTGTCAATCAactggagtgtacaaatatagccatcCATATGAGACTGGCTGCTCTATTAATTGCAGAAGAGCTCACTGACGaccctgtaaacattattcatagaataaatgaagttttaagaaggcaagagaaagagagaatgaaggcaaCAGAGGTTTGTTTACAACATTGTTCCCCCCCGGGAGTGTTAAATGTGAGTGAAGAGGTGGGCGGAGATGGGAGAAGTTTGGTTTGCCTTTTGAGTTACTTTTGTTCTCAATAAACTCTCACTTAATCTCTTGACTTAATTATTACACTATTCATGCTACACTTTATTACTGAACTTAattaccacatttttttttttacttcactttcAATGAACTTAATtttcttaattccttctttctgcaaGGCATTTAAAAAAATAGCTGTCCAAGGAAATTTGTTTCACCCTCCTTTTCAGAATGTTTCAGATCTGAGTTAAGCATAAGTCAATACATAGTGCCACTTGTTTAGGACCAATGGtcagacaaaaaaaatttaGCCATTTAAATACACAAAAAGCACAACATGGGAAATGCTTCcactgctaaaaaaaaaaaaaaaaaaaaaaaaaacgtgaactgAACAGGTCAGATGCTAGGTGTCACTGCACCAAATAGTGGCAGCCTACTTGGAGCTAGCTTGCAACCCAAGTTTTGGCTCGCTCGCAAGTCAAAGCAAAAATTTGACTGAGCTACAGCACATACCTCAGATTTCTTGTAAGTCAAGCTGCTCGTAACTCGAGGTTCTACAGTACTGTCTTAGAAGTCACACCTTTGACTGGGTTTAACATAATTATGTTTGACCACTTTCAGAGGAGCACTCTACAAGAATGACAGACTTGGGTTCTGGGGTGTCGCCTTTCCTAGTGATGAGCCCGTGGTGTACCGAACTCAAAGATATTGTTATGAAGTGCTTGGGGAGCGTCCCATCCAGTTTCAGCAATTCCTTAGGATGCCCTCAATGCTGCACGGGGCAATGCTGCTCATAGGTCTGGCCTACTTTGCTTTGTTAAGCTCATTTACATGGACAAGAAATTTACTTTTTAAGGTAAATACTTTTAAAGTAGACAAACTACCATATTGCATGCCATTTAAAATATGTGAAGTCTTGGAAAATATGGTTCAGAGAACAtgaaatattttcttgtttattccaCAGTATCCTGACATTCTCACAGCTGGGGTGTTCAAGAAAGCTGGAGCTAAGCGAGAAGATCTTAAAAACTTAAAATTCACTGTCACACAAATTGGCCATGGCTGGTCTGAGAAACTGGTTGAAGGCTCAGATGAATATGCCAGTCCTCCTGATTCTTCCATTATTGTGAAGGTAATGTATATAACATTCAAAACCAATGCTTATTGAACTTCATGTTATTCTGATGTTGAACTGCCAATGAAGGCTGACACAGGCATGGATTTACTGATCCTTTTAGAATGACAGCAATGATGGGTTAAACTGAGTTTGCCATATTCACCCTAAATCTTGACATAATTGCCatttctttactccactcaaAATTATAGTATGAAAACCTTTTAATAACTAGATCAAGATGAAGACACTGTGATCTGTATCTAACAGGTGAAGGGTCCAGACCCTGGATATGGTGCCACTTCCATCATGATGGTCTCAGCTGCCATGACTATTCTGAGAGAAAAGAGTTCGTGCTCCGAAAAGTAAGTATTGTTCttggaaaaaagatgagaggagaggctgTTGTGCATATCACTCTTCAGTAGAGGGTGAAGCCAGTGGGCAGAGCTTATTTGGTGGATAGAGTTATGCAAGTCAACCCAAAACATTGAATAGAGTAGCGTGCATATCCTccataagttttctttttttcccttaattcaTCCATATATCATATCACTTGTAATTATTGATATAAATGAACAGATACAGTATGAATTGTACATAcaggtttgagagaaaaaaaatatttattcttTACATTATCAAAAGTAAATGTTTTTTACTTACTCTCCTTAACAAACATTATCTGTAAATTTTGCACATTTATCATCTACACTGAGCACCTACTAAATTTTTTCATCTCTGACACTGATATACCATTATTGTTAAATTTCAAAAAGCACAAGTTGACTATAATATATGCCTAACATATACATAGTACAAGTGGCCTCAAAATGTCTCTGAAATTAGCAAATTTTCCTCACTACACTTTTAGACATCCAGACAGCCACTTCTCTTCAGGAGCTGGTTACAACTGGCGACCCCAGAGTGACCAGTTGTAACTAattcctctctgtgtgtgtgtgtgtgtatttacctagttgtattttatggGAGGGGAGTCTATGCTCGTGTTATCCCGTCTCTGTATCTCACGgtgtctaattttctcttaaaaGTCATGTAtagactttgcacacaccacatctctgtccagtccgttctttgtatcctttcaattttcttgATATTCTTCCTCGTATTAAGGTaccacagtactgctgcatactccagtcatggtctgatcaaggataccaataactttttcaccatatcttcatcaatatatgagaatgcaattctaatatttctctgtaagttgtaggtctcaccaacaattttatttatatttttatagggggacatttcctttgttatgagaactcccaggtccttattgccttccaccttcttaatcttctcttctccaagtttatatattgtcttgttatcctatttttgctcttcccaGATTCCAGTATGCTACATAGTTGTATTTGtctagttgtattgtaagggGTTCGaacagggctcatagtgtcctgtctccatatctcaatttatcaaaatttttcttaaaattatgcacattatgtgctgtaacaacttcattatccaatgcattccatttttccaccattctgtgtggaaaactgtattttccaatatccttcacacactgcctcatcctgatcttcttttcatgtcctcttgtccttccatcttcttctgtcaactgcaccaggtcttctttgtctatctttccaatatcatttactatcttatacattgttattaggtccccacgttctcttctatcttgtaaggatGGCAGTCCCacttccttcagtcgttctttatgtgaggtcctttaattgcggcaccatctttgtagcaatcttctgtatcctttccaattttcttatatcctttttagagctcagagaccataccactgcagCATATTCCAGCcatgggcgtatcatgcttgtgatgattttttcatcatatctttatccatgtaatgaaatgccactcttatattagtcaacattttatatgatagtccaaatatcttgcttatgtgtttatcagggctcagattttcctgtatgatcactccaagatctttttcctctttagtcttcattatttgttcctctcccatcaaatagttccatactggtcttctcttactctttcctagttccattatgtgacatttcttggcattaaactccaatttccacttcctgctccactcatagatcttgtttatatcttcctgcaacagcagacagtcctctctggttttgataactcttagcagctttgcatcatcagcgaataaatttatataactgtttatcccaatgtgaatgtcgtttacataaatctgaaacataatgggggctaacactgacccttgtggcactctgctagttactttaccccaagatgagtatgtatctctgatcacagttctcatttcctatccttcaaataatctcttgtccattcgagcaagttcctcgcagtcctcctatgttctttagtttccaaagtagttttccatgaggaactttatcaaaagccttttaatatccaggtatactgtgtctacccatccatctctgttttcaagtcctgcaataactctcgagtagaagcttaataagtttgatacacatgacctccctgtcctgaacccaaattgtctgttcgatatgacttgctcctcttctagaaatttaacccatttttctttgataattatttcacataacttcccaagacacttgtaagtgacactggtctgtagtttagtggttcagttgcctttcctcctttaaatatcggtattacgttggctctcttccattctagtggaactttcccttcatttattgaacttgtaattatttcccaaattggatccagtagttgctctttacattcttttaacacccagcctgatacaccatctggccccattgcttttctgacttccaacttatccaataatcttccaatatcctctttgtgcactgcaatctcctgtaatccttggcaatccaatgtcctattaggttctgtgaaatcatcttctgcagtgaataccgttttgaagctctcattcattatttcacacatttccttctctgtttggtatgtcttccttctttaattatttttcaattgtttccttattctttgttttgccatttataaacttgtagaaaagtttgggttcatctttgcttttatccactacatctttctcaaaatttctttcttcctctctccttactctaatatattaatttctagcatctttgtactgccgtctgttatagtcatttccctgctttaagagtttcttccacactttatcttttgccttttttgcttgtatgcatctagcattgtaccaagcatgtatttttttctgaactctataaacaggtacaaacttttttactccttcattatatttctacaagaatatatcatatttcccttgtactgtctttctgtacataatattactccactcaatatcagcaaaatagatccttaatttttcaaaatccactcttgcataatttaatctctctcctttatagtcctctctgtaacttatctcatcttcctcctgaatttgcatctctaatgtcacatgatcacttctccccattggactaaggtattgtatgattggaggggctctggtttctttgtgaaaactaggtcaagcaacaatggttcttcttcccccctgtaccttgttgactcctccacccactggtccattgcattaaccatagtcaactgtaacactttctcactccactgcccagcattatccattacttccatctctctccagtttattttttacagttaaagtctccaactaaaagtattcttctatctcttcttatcatgttatctaggcactttatcacctctctttgcatatctttatgttcttctgttccccatgtattagtctttggtggaacatatgtaactataatttttcttttcttcaaatcttgttttgattgttactcccattacttacactttgtcctcaccatattgcacatcctccacacatatattatcatgaaccattattagcactcctcttccccctttatccttcctgtctctcctccaggtattatatccctcctctctaaagttgacatggatctctgctctcagttttgtttcaatgatgcacattacatcctgcttttttcttccaaataatccctaacttccaatatgcttgataacaacccatctatataagtcactcttaattcattgcctcctccacaacctcctcttttttccttaggtaccactactttagtctcatatccagaatcCTCcaataaaaattcttcttctctatctctgtccttttcttgtttttttttttccttagcttcacttagcactttctccttttccctttcctcttaagttcatatctctttttatccatatatccttgtgttcaacATCATCgtccagcttccctttcctggccataatttcctctacagctaCTTGGgatctctttctcacttacattggtctcctacccccttcactttatcttcctagcctgatcacttcctccacctctttgtctaattcttgtgtgctgtcttgtacttgtttgataacagttttggccaattctctttcttcacgttctctcatgaatttatttggatttttcttttccttcatccccaaaatcatgaagcttttttttcttgtccactgcatcctgcaccaggtcttctttctctttaagaACTTCAATTAAAGCGACTTACATgttctgaatttgtctctttacaactTCTGAatatttgactttttcctcttcttgctcctgtttccattcatttcataGTTCCCTAAGCTTGTTatcacccaatccaccttctgcTCTATCTACAATCCTGTCCTgcaagctccttaaggagttttCGTAATCTTGGCACGTGGCTTTTAGAACATCATtttgtgtctttatttcttaaatctcctctttcaattcctgaTTTATTGCACTGACTTTCTCATATTCTGCTGATCTCGATTTCAGGTCTGTTATCAGTCGGTCTTGTTTGTCCATTAGACTGGACATCACCAccttcatatatcttaattccctttctatGTTGATtagccttctcatattaccgTGTATGTCCCTGAAACCTGAAAAGTCCTTGTCCATAGTATCATCTGACAGTTTCCTTAGACCAACAGGAGTTTCTATGTACTGTTGGTTTTCACACgatggcgtatgttttgattccGCGCTATTTTGTTCCATCACTCTCTCACTATTCTTTCCATATATATGATCCaacacttatttaatttggagataGGAAAACGTGTGGCCCCCTCTTCCCCTGTACATATGTCTAGGCCAGTCTCAACTCCTTTTGTAGTTATTCTCTGCGAGCTGCTCAGGTGCGTGTGGCTGGCACGATGgctgcactgtgtgtgtgtgtgtgtgtgtgtgtgtaattcactgtttgatctgctgcagtctctgacgagacagccagacgttaccctacggaacgagctcagagctcattgtttccgatcttcggataggcctgagaccatgcacacaccacacaccgggacaacaaggtcacaactcctcgatttacatcccgtacctactcactgctaggtgaacaggggttacacgtgaaagaagacacacccaaaagtctccacccggccggggaattgaaccccggtcctctggcttgtgaagccagcgctctaaccactgagctaccgggcactcatcgtgtgtgtgtgtgtgtgtgtgtgtgtgtgtgtatttacctagttgtattgtacagagcTTGAGCAggttcatagtgtcctgtctccatgtctccatttatccaattttctttaaagttacgcacattatgtgctgtaacaacttcatcactcaatgcattccacttttcctctgttctatgtggaaaacttcACAtgctgcctcatcctaatcttttcatgttctcttgtccttctagcttctATCACCAGcatcaggtcttctttgtctattttttcaatactGTTTGctatttatacattgttattaggtctctttgttctcttttatcttgtaaggttggcagtcccatttccttcccgtctttcttcatatgttagatcctttagttctggcaccatctttgtagctatcttctgtatccgttctaatcttcttgtatcttttttagaactcagtgaccacaccacttctgcatattccagctttggacatatcatactcccagtaatttttttcatcatatctttgtctatGAATTGAAATACCACTCTAATATTTGTCAACATGTTATATACTAATCTAAATATtttacttgtgtgttttttggggttctgattttcctgtataatcactccctgatctttttcctctttagtcttcattatttgtttctctcccatcagatagtttcataccggtcttctcttattctttcccaattccattacatgacatttcatggcattgaactctaattttcacttcttattccacttgtagattttgtttatatcttactgcagcagcaaacagtcctctcaggttttgattactcttagccattttgcatcatcagcaaacaaattgatATAACTGGTTACCccattttgtatgtcatttacatatacctggaacataatgggggctaacactgacccttgtggcactccacttgttactttgccccaagatgagtatgtatctctgatcatggttctcatctctctgtccttcaagtaattCCTTTTccaatctaacaaagttcctcttagtcctcctatgctctctaacttccaaagtagtctgccatgagggacttcatcaaaagccttttttatgtccaggtataccgTGTACACCCCATCCATCTCTGGTCTCCAGTTCTTCtgttactcttgagtagaaacttaataagttcgatacatgaccatcctgtcctgaacccaaattgttcttcttcctgatatttaacccatttttctttgataacaatttcacatatcttcccctCAACACTTGTAAAtgacaccagtctgtaatttaatggctcagttgactttcctcctttgaatattgggattatgttggctctcttccattctagtgataccctcccttcttttaatgaacttgtaaccatttcccaaattggatctaacaACTGctctgatacaccatctggccccattgcttatCTGAGATCCAAATTatctagtagtcttccaatatcttcttcATGCACCATGATATCCTGCAATCCTCGGCAACACAATGTCCTATTTGATTCTGcaaactcctcttcttcaataaacacagttttgaagctctcattcattattctacttatttccctcttttcaccCTTGGTACAGGGCTCTCATGATTTGACTGTTCGCAGttcgaattatcgccaattcaaactcacttaattaatacccaatccttaaggttcgactgactgactcgccaattcaaCATTCATATCTCACGCACCACCCACCCGGTCAAATACGCCGCCACCCGAAATTCGACGCAAACCTGCCAGGCGAAACTGTGAACCAATGTTACCCTGTGCGTCGCAGGCGGTGCCACACTAACACTTTTCCGTGaactttttctgtcaactttctgaagactgtcaacttttgtcgacACTGGTCATCACACAAGCTTTGTCACATTTGTCAACTGAAAACAAACATGGcagccccttcacccccagcaagccgttgctatttttggcctttaatgctccctgaaaactcttcagacagctttgtccactcataaacaacagagctgctcatcttggccagttgttccttggaagAGAAGCCTTGGAACATCACAGTGCTagagaaatgtacacaaacaactgaactaccTTTCACTGCTAGGCTAAgacaatatatttatatatatatatgtatatatatatatatatatatatatatatatatatatatatatatatatatatatatatatatgtatatatatctttcttttttttttattttttttttttgtattttttttttttttattttattttttttgttttttttttttttttttttttttttttttttttttttttgttttttttttttttttttttttttttttttattttttttttttttttttttatttttttttttttttttgttttttattttttttttttttttttttttttttgtttttttgttttttttttttttttttttttttttttttttttttttttttttgtttttttttttttttttttttttttttttttttgtttttttttttttttttttttttttttttttttttttttttttttttttttatttttttttttttttttttttttatttttgttttttttttttttttttatttaattttttttttttatatttttttttttttatttttttttttatttttattttttttatatgtttattattttttttttttttcataatatatttttttttttctttttttttttcttttatatatatatttgtttttctttttttttatttatttttttttttttttgttttttttttttttttctttgaattttttttttttttttttttttttttttttttttttttttttttttttttttttttttttttttttttttttttttttttttttttttttttttttttttttttttttttttttttttttttttttttattttttttttttttttttttttttttttttttttttttttttttttttttttttgtttttttttttttttttttttttttttttttttttttttttttttttttttttttttttttttttttttttttttttttatttttttttttttattttttttatattttttttttttttttatttttttatatattttattatatatttttttttttatatttattttttttttttttatttatttttatatatatatatatttatattttatatatttttttatatatatatattttttttttatatttattttttttcttgtcaagattctattgatttgagattatagcatcattccaattaacaataaaaataattttattataaaagtgttaattagaatccatagatcttaattGGACTAAAATTTTTGTTTCGtgtgactcaagacgacggagtcacctccagccccagccctaagaagcacaatttcctgcctttcaaagataagcttgagcttataagaaagtgtgaggcaaataggtgtccctagatcaacagtatgtATTAACAATtttgaagaacagggacaagtaccgcgAGACCACTGcaactgtttttttatttccaaaaatgtactgtacagcacctgaatgtgtttaataaaaaaaaaagttagatataaatgaagcctttaatagtactgatttagtgttagtgttttctagaggttatagtgatgttttgagggaggtctaggctggaggttggtccctatccccaaaaattcttaagtatctaatgggaaaaattgcttcacgatttgaataaacgctgattcgacTGATGTAAAACCGCCCTAACCCCATCGAATTGCAAGGATCCCatttattagtctttggtggaacatatgtaactataatttttcttttcttcaaatcttctgttctgattgttactctcattacttccactttgtcctcaccatattgcacatcctccacacatatattatcacgaaccattattaggactcctcctttatccttcctgtccctcctccagatattatatccctcctctttaaagttgacatggatctctttttctcagttttgtttcaacgatgcacattacatccggctt
Proteins encoded:
- the LOC123508357 gene encoding lipid droplet localized protein-like isoform X2; protein product: MASQLAGQRYDLVVFGATGYTGQFVVEEIARTAQQERAKGKVPLSWAIAGRSEKKLQDVLTTAKKETGLSLEDVGLVLANVSDQKSLNEMAAKSNVVINCVGPYQLYGEPVVQACVENGANHVDISGETLFMESMQLKYNKAAKEAGVHIVNACGYDSIPADLGIRHMIRNFKGQLNAVEMFVHTSGGGSKSAIHTGTMESAALVIANRSKVGAIRRELFPTPLPKPKYKVAKKGALYKNDRLGFWGVAFPSDEPVVYRTQRYCYEVLGERPIQFQQFLRMPSMLHGAMLLIGLAYFALLSSFTWTRNLLFKYPDILTAGVFKKAGAKREDLKNLKFTVTQIGHGWSEKLVEGSDEYASPPDSSIIVKVKGPDPGYGATSIMMVSAAMTILREKSSCSEKGGVMTPGIAFANTGIIERMCERGMSFTVEQEQQKNEIKARL
- the LOC123508357 gene encoding lipid droplet localized protein-like isoform X1, with amino-acid sequence MLKVSRYLVNSVGGHQTLLTRMASQLAGQRYDLVVFGATGYTGQFVVEEIARTAQQERAKGKVPLSWAIAGRSEKKLQDVLTTAKKETGLSLEDVGLVLANVSDQKSLNEMAAKSNVVINCVGPYQLYGEPVVQACVENGANHVDISGETLFMESMQLKYNKAAKEAGVHIVNACGYDSIPADLGIRHMIRNFKGQLNAVEMFVHTSGGGSKSAIHTGTMESAALVIANRSKVGAIRRELFPTPLPKPKYKVAKKGALYKNDRLGFWGVAFPSDEPVVYRTQRYCYEVLGERPIQFQQFLRMPSMLHGAMLLIGLAYFALLSSFTWTRNLLFKYPDILTAGVFKKAGAKREDLKNLKFTVTQIGHGWSEKLVEGSDEYASPPDSSIIVKVKGPDPGYGATSIMMVSAAMTILREKSSCSEKGGVMTPGIAFANTGIIERMCERGMSFTVEQEQQKNEIKARL